A region of Streptomyces sp. TG1A-60 DNA encodes the following proteins:
- a CDS encoding RNA polymerase sigma factor: MSASTSRTLPPEIAESVSVMALIERGKAEGQIAGDDVRRAFEADQIPATQWKNVLRSLNQILEEEGVTLMVSAAEPKRTRKSVAAKSPAKRTATKTVAAKTVTSKKATAAAAPEVPAADVSAEDAAPAKKAAAKKATAKKAAPAKKTVAAKKTAAKKTTAKKDDVELIDEEVLEETPGAKPGEEPEGTENAGFVLSDEDEDDAPAQQVAAAGATADPVKDYLKQIGKVPLLNAEQEVELAKRIEAGLFAEDKLANADKLAPKLKRELEIIAEDGRRAKNHLLEANLRLVVSLAKRYTGRGMLFLDLIQEGNLGLIRAVEKFDYTKGYKFSTYATWWIRQAITRAMADQARTIRIPVHMVEVINKLARVQRQMLQDLGREPTPEELAKELDMTPEKVIEVQKYGREPISLHTPLGEDGDSEFGDLIEDSEAVVPADAVSFTLLQEQLHSVLDTLSEREAGVVSMRFGLTDGQPKTLDEIGKVYGVTRERIRQIESKTMSKLRHPSRSQVLRDYLD; this comes from the coding sequence GTGTCGGCCAGCACATCCCGTACGCTCCCGCCGGAGATCGCCGAGTCCGTCTCTGTCATGGCGCTCATTGAGCGGGGAAAGGCTGAGGGGCAGATCGCCGGCGACGATGTGCGTCGCGCCTTCGAAGCTGACCAGATTCCGGCCACTCAGTGGAAGAACGTACTGCGCAGCCTCAACCAGATCCTCGAGGAAGAGGGTGTGACGCTGATGGTCAGTGCCGCGGAGCCCAAGCGCACCCGAAAGAGCGTCGCAGCGAAGAGTCCGGCCAAGCGCACCGCCACCAAGACGGTCGCGGCGAAGACGGTGACCAGCAAGAAGGCCACCGCCGCAGCCGCTCCCGAGGTGCCCGCGGCCGACGTCTCCGCCGAGGACGCCGCACCCGCCAAGAAGGCCGCCGCCAAGAAGGCGACCGCCAAGAAGGCGGCCCCCGCCAAGAAGACCGTCGCCGCCAAGAAGACGGCGGCCAAGAAGACCACCGCCAAGAAGGACGACGTCGAACTGATCGACGAAGAGGTCCTTGAGGAGACCCCCGGCGCCAAGCCCGGCGAGGAGCCCGAGGGCACCGAGAACGCCGGATTCGTGCTGTCCGACGAGGACGAGGACGACGCGCCCGCCCAGCAGGTCGCAGCCGCCGGCGCCACTGCCGACCCGGTCAAGGACTACCTCAAGCAGATCGGCAAGGTCCCCCTGCTCAACGCCGAGCAGGAGGTCGAACTCGCCAAGCGCATCGAGGCCGGCCTGTTCGCCGAGGACAAGCTGGCCAACGCCGACAAGCTCGCACCCAAGCTCAAGCGTGAGCTGGAGATCATCGCCGAGGACGGCCGCCGCGCCAAGAACCACCTCCTGGAGGCCAACCTCCGTCTGGTGGTCTCCCTGGCCAAGCGTTACACCGGCCGCGGCATGCTCTTCCTGGACCTCATCCAGGAGGGCAACCTCGGTCTGATCCGCGCGGTCGAGAAGTTCGACTACACCAAGGGCTACAAGTTCTCCACGTACGCCACCTGGTGGATCCGTCAGGCGATCACCCGCGCCATGGCCGACCAGGCCCGCACCATCCGTATCCCGGTGCACATGGTCGAGGTCATCAACAAGCTCGCCCGCGTCCAGCGCCAGATGCTCCAGGACCTGGGCCGCGAGCCCACCCCGGAGGAACTGGCCAAGGAACTCGACATGACCCCCGAGAAGGTCATCGAGGTCCAGAAGTACGGCCGTGAGCCCATCTCGCTGCACACCCCGCTGGGCGAGGACGGCGACAGCGAGTTCGGTGACCTCATCGAGGACTCCGAGGCCGTCGTCCCAGCCGACGCGGTCAGCTTCACGCTCCTGCAGGAGCAGCTGCACTCCGTCCTCGACACGCTCTCCGAGCGCGAGGCCGGCGTCGTCTCGATGCGCTTCGGCCTCACCGACGGTCAGCCGAAGACCCTCGACGAGATCGGAAAGGTGTACGGCGTCACGCGTGAGCGCATTCGCCAGATCGAGTCCAAGACGATGTCGAAGCTGCGCCACCCGTCCCGCTCGCAGGTCCTGCGCGACTACCTCGACTAG
- a CDS encoding response regulator, giving the protein MIEVLIVDDDTRVARVNAAYVEKVAGFHVAGVAHSAAEALHQLGTLPHTDLVLLDHYLPDETGLAVVQEMRRRGHQTDVVMVTAARDVSTVQAAMRQGALQYLVKPFAFAGLRAKLEAYADLRRTLDGGGEAEQAEVDRIFGALSAGGEPDLPKGHSPTTAELVRRALMTAEGALSAQEVAERTGLSRQTAQRYLKLLERTGRARLTLKYGDAGRPEHRYAWATRP; this is encoded by the coding sequence ATGATCGAGGTCCTGATCGTGGACGACGACACCCGGGTCGCCCGCGTCAACGCCGCCTACGTGGAGAAGGTCGCCGGTTTCCACGTGGCGGGCGTGGCCCACAGCGCGGCCGAGGCACTCCACCAGTTGGGGACGCTTCCTCACACGGACCTGGTCCTCCTGGATCACTACCTGCCGGACGAGACGGGCCTCGCTGTGGTCCAGGAGATGCGTCGCAGGGGCCACCAGACCGACGTGGTCATGGTGACGGCGGCCCGTGACGTCTCGACGGTCCAGGCGGCGATGCGCCAGGGCGCGCTCCAGTACTTGGTCAAGCCGTTCGCGTTCGCCGGGCTGCGCGCCAAGCTGGAGGCGTACGCGGATTTGCGGCGCACCCTGGACGGCGGCGGCGAGGCCGAACAGGCCGAAGTGGACCGGATCTTCGGCGCGCTGTCGGCGGGCGGCGAGCCCGACCTGCCCAAGGGCCACTCCCCCACCACCGCCGAGCTCGTACGCCGTGCTCTGATGACCGCCGAGGGCGCGCTGTCCGCCCAGGAGGTCGCCGAACGGACCGGCCTCAGCCGCCAGACCGCCCAGCGCTATCTGAAGCTCCTGGAACGCACGGGACGGGCCCGCCTGACCCTCAAGTACGGTGACGCGGGCCGGCCGGAGCACCGCTACGCGTGGGCGACCCGCCCCTGA
- a CDS encoding serine protease: protein MRRSFARLLALVATTAVIPLASPPTATAEVVIGGQPVEISQAPWAVALSSRDRFGGTRAGQFCGGVVVGRSTVLTAAHCLSEDVLGAPPERIVDLRVIAGRADLRSAEGQEIPVSGTWVNPEYDAYTKAGDFAVVTLASPLPADSVIGWAGAGDAVYAPGTRAGVYGWGDTSGAGDYAQILRAAPVKVLADAVCERAYPGSAAGRYLPGSMVCAGEQTGGRDACQGDSGGPLVAQGKLIGLVSWGSGCGLAGNPGVYTRGSYAARVLAGSR, encoded by the coding sequence ATGCGTCGATCCTTCGCCCGACTGCTGGCCCTCGTGGCCACCACGGCCGTCATCCCTCTGGCGTCACCGCCAACGGCGACGGCGGAGGTCGTCATCGGCGGTCAACCGGTCGAGATCTCCCAGGCGCCCTGGGCGGTGGCACTGTCCAGTCGTGACCGGTTCGGGGGTACGCGGGCCGGACAGTTCTGCGGGGGCGTCGTGGTGGGGCGCTCGACCGTCCTGACAGCCGCCCACTGCCTCAGCGAGGACGTGCTGGGCGCGCCACCGGAACGCATTGTCGACCTGAGAGTCATCGCGGGCCGCGCCGACCTGCGGTCGGCCGAGGGCCAGGAGATTCCGGTGAGCGGCACCTGGGTCAATCCGGAGTACGACGCCTATACGAAAGCCGGGGACTTCGCGGTGGTCACCCTCGCCTCGCCGCTGCCCGCGGACTCCGTCATCGGATGGGCGGGTGCGGGCGACGCGGTATACGCGCCGGGCACGCGGGCCGGGGTCTACGGCTGGGGGGACACCTCGGGTGCCGGCGACTACGCGCAGATCCTGCGGGCCGCGCCGGTGAAGGTACTGGCGGACGCCGTCTGCGAAAGGGCCTACCCGGGCAGCGCGGCAGGCAGATATCTGCCCGGCTCCATGGTGTGCGCCGGGGAGCAGACCGGCGGCCGGGACGCCTGCCAGGGGGACAGCGGAGGGCCGCTCGTCGCCCAGGGAAAGCTGATCGGCCTCGTGTCGTGGGGGAGCGGCTGTGGGCTCGCCGGGAACCCCGGCGTCTACACCAGGGGCTCGTACGCGGCCCGGGTGCTGGCGGGGAGCCGCTGA
- a CDS encoding sucrase ferredoxin codes for MSTCTSASRHLDEPLAGTAATARTWLLLEQPGPWGVKALTSSHLDPALGHALEAAAEGTGVRVALIRRPGRHADCREVRERRVYAAHTSPGNIWLHSATTSDPRQLLDLDLAALGRGDHRTFGTVLQGRPHTGDPLALVCTNGKRDRCCALLGRPLAAELAASGLEGTWEVTHLGGHRFSPTLLVLPFGYVYGRAEAPHVKEVLHGVRDGRIVTEGCRGNSAWERPGQAAELAVRTETGEDAADALTVVRTDGTAPRWTVTVTHADGRRWTVAVTQGAPQPPRPESCGSPLGSPATMDVMTVRELAPAAPTR; via the coding sequence GTGAGTACGTGCACATCCGCGTCCCGACACCTCGACGAGCCTCTCGCGGGGACCGCCGCCACGGCGAGGACATGGCTGCTGCTGGAACAGCCGGGACCCTGGGGCGTCAAGGCGCTCACTTCGAGCCACCTGGATCCCGCGCTCGGCCACGCCCTCGAAGCGGCGGCGGAGGGTACCGGCGTACGCGTGGCGCTCATCCGGCGCCCCGGCCGCCACGCGGACTGCCGTGAGGTCCGTGAGCGGCGTGTGTACGCGGCTCACACCTCTCCCGGGAACATCTGGCTGCACAGCGCCACGACGTCCGACCCCCGGCAACTGCTCGACCTCGATCTCGCCGCCCTCGGCAGGGGCGACCATCGCACCTTCGGGACGGTTCTGCAGGGCCGACCCCACACCGGCGACCCCCTCGCGCTCGTCTGCACCAACGGCAAGCGCGACCGCTGCTGCGCCCTCCTCGGCCGCCCGCTCGCCGCCGAACTGGCCGCCTCCGGACTCGAAGGCACCTGGGAGGTCACCCATCTGGGCGGTCACCGTTTCTCGCCGACCCTGCTCGTGCTGCCCTTCGGATACGTGTACGGCCGCGCCGAGGCCCCTCACGTCAAGGAGGTCCTTCACGGCGTACGGGATGGACGGATCGTCACGGAGGGGTGCCGCGGGAACTCCGCCTGGGAGCGCCCCGGACAGGCGGCCGAGCTGGCGGTGCGCACGGAGACGGGCGAGGACGCGGCCGACGCGCTCACCGTCGTCCGCACGGACGGCACGGCACCCCGCTGGACGGTGACCGTCACCCACGCCGACGGCCGCCGCTGGACCGTCGCCGTCACCCAGGGCGCCCCCCAGCCGCCCCGCCCGGAAAGCTGCGGGTCCCCGCTCGGCTCCCCCGCCACGATGGACGTCATGACCGTACGAGAACTCGCCCCGGCCGCACCGACGCGCTAG
- a CDS encoding citrate synthase, translating into MTEQGDRESASAANTPAYAGRRLTTRETAELLGVKPETVYAYVSRGQLSSRRDPGGRGSTFAAEEVAALARRNRRESSGSPATDGELAVRTRLTLIEDDRYYFRGVDATELAAHRSYEEVAEWLWTGELRPGVTFTAPKASATAARRAVDALPEHSGPLDRLRVAAIAASAADPLRFDLSEEAVLGTARTLIPTLVGALPPVLRSHRDSGPLADRLWARLSARTPDTASLHVLNTALGLLVDHDLAASTLAVRVAASARAHVYAAVSAGLGALEGPLHGAASALAHRLLLDVLDQGDAAPVIADELRAGRSIAGLGHRLYPGEDPRARVLFAILEDVPRAAPAIAAARDIVATAARHTPLHANVDLALAVFTVSYGMPSSAGETVFAVARTAGWIAHALEEYGERPLRMRPSGQYVGARPPQPLPG; encoded by the coding sequence ATGACGGAGCAAGGCGATCGAGAATCTGCGAGTGCGGCGAACACCCCCGCCTACGCCGGCCGACGGCTCACGACCCGGGAGACCGCGGAACTCCTCGGCGTGAAACCGGAGACCGTGTACGCGTACGTGAGCCGCGGGCAGCTCAGCAGCCGACGTGATCCCGGTGGGCGGGGCAGCACCTTCGCCGCCGAGGAGGTGGCGGCGCTCGCCCGTCGCAACAGGCGGGAGAGCAGCGGAAGCCCTGCCACAGATGGCGAACTCGCCGTCCGTACCCGGCTCACCCTCATCGAGGATGACCGCTACTACTTCCGCGGGGTCGACGCCACCGAACTCGCCGCGCACCGCTCCTACGAAGAGGTCGCCGAGTGGCTGTGGACGGGGGAGCTGCGGCCCGGCGTCACCTTCACCGCCCCGAAGGCGTCCGCCACCGCCGCCCGCCGGGCGGTGGACGCGCTGCCGGAGCACAGCGGGCCCCTGGACCGGCTTCGGGTGGCGGCGATCGCCGCCTCGGCGGCGGACCCCCTGCGCTTCGACCTCTCCGAGGAGGCCGTCCTCGGCACCGCCCGCACCCTCATCCCCACCCTCGTCGGCGCCCTCCCGCCGGTCCTGCGCTCCCACCGTGACTCGGGGCCGCTGGCCGACCGCCTCTGGGCGAGGCTCAGCGCCCGTACCCCCGACACTGCGTCACTGCATGTCCTGAACACGGCACTCGGGCTGCTCGTCGATCACGACCTGGCCGCCTCCACACTCGCTGTCCGTGTCGCGGCGTCGGCCCGCGCCCACGTGTACGCGGCCGTTTCGGCGGGGCTGGGCGCGCTCGAAGGCCCGCTGCACGGCGCGGCCAGCGCGCTCGCCCACCGGCTGCTTCTCGACGTACTGGACCAGGGCGACGCCGCCCCGGTGATCGCGGACGAACTGCGGGCCGGCCGCAGCATCGCCGGGCTAGGCCACCGCCTGTACCCGGGCGAGGATCCACGCGCGCGTGTCCTGTTCGCGATCCTGGAGGACGTGCCCCGGGCGGCACCGGCCATCGCCGCCGCCCGCGACATCGTGGCGACCGCCGCCCGCCACACGCCCCTGCACGCCAACGTCGACCTGGCACTCGCGGTCTTCACCGTCTCCTACGGCATGCCCTCCTCCGCGGGCGAGACCGTCTTCGCCGTGGCCCGCACGGCGGGCTGGATCGCTCATGCTCTGGAGGAGTACGGGGAACGCCCGCTGCGGATGCGCCCGAGCGGCCAGTACGTGGGAGCGCGCCCGCCGCAACCGCTCCCGGGGTGA
- a CDS encoding citrate synthase/methylcitrate synthase, with translation MPIDRAATAPVDVPRGLAGVVVTDTSLGDVRGQEGFYHYRQYSAVELAQTRDFEDVWHLMVHGELPDATQRAAFAARVRLLRRLPDDVRAALPAIATASAHSGPLSGLRTALSLFGASRGFRPVYDLDADRRRADALAVSAAVPTLLTALYRLGRGQDPIEPRDDLPYAANYLYMLTGSAPDPLRARAIEQYLISTIDHGFNASTFTARVITSTGADVAACLVGAVGALSGPLHGGAPSRALDTLDAIGTPERIDSWIRERVLSGDRIMGFGHPVYRTEDPRSRMLRGIAEQFGGPRVAFAVEVERKVESILAELKPGRALHTNIEFYAGVVMELCGLPREMFTPTFAAARTVGWSANILEQAEDSKIIRPAARYVGPGAPVAVPVVRVG, from the coding sequence ATGCCGATCGACCGTGCCGCGACCGCCCCCGTCGACGTGCCGCGAGGACTCGCGGGCGTCGTCGTCACCGACACCTCATTGGGTGACGTCAGAGGGCAGGAGGGCTTCTACCACTACCGCCAGTACTCGGCCGTCGAACTCGCGCAGACCCGTGACTTCGAGGACGTCTGGCACCTGATGGTCCACGGCGAACTGCCGGACGCGACGCAGCGGGCCGCGTTCGCCGCCCGGGTCCGCCTCCTGCGTCGGCTGCCCGACGACGTAAGAGCAGCGCTGCCCGCGATCGCGACGGCGAGCGCCCACTCCGGACCGCTGTCCGGCCTCCGCACCGCCCTGTCGCTGTTCGGCGCCTCCAGGGGATTCCGGCCGGTGTACGACCTCGACGCGGACCGGCGCCGCGCGGACGCGCTGGCCGTGTCGGCTGCCGTGCCCACCCTGCTCACGGCCTTGTACCGGCTGGGACGGGGACAGGATCCGATCGAGCCGCGAGACGACCTTCCGTACGCCGCGAACTACCTCTACATGTTGACCGGTTCGGCACCGGATCCACTGCGGGCACGGGCGATCGAGCAATACCTGATCTCCACCATTGACCATGGATTCAACGCGTCAACCTTCACGGCGCGAGTGATCACGTCGACGGGCGCGGACGTGGCGGCGTGCCTCGTGGGTGCCGTGGGTGCGCTCTCCGGTCCTCTCCACGGCGGTGCCCCGAGCCGCGCCCTGGACACCCTCGACGCCATCGGGACCCCCGAACGCATCGACTCCTGGATCCGCGAACGCGTCCTCTCCGGCGACCGGATCATGGGCTTCGGCCACCCCGTCTACCGCACGGAGGATCCTCGTTCCCGCATGCTCCGCGGCATCGCGGAGCAGTTCGGGGGCCCGCGGGTCGCCTTCGCGGTGGAGGTGGAACGCAAGGTCGAGTCGATTCTCGCCGAACTGAAGCCCGGCCGCGCGCTGCACACGAACATCGAGTTCTACGCCGGCGTCGTCATGGAGCTCTGCGGTTTGCCCCGCGAGATGTTCACCCCCACCTTCGCGGCGGCCCGTACCGTCGGCTGGAGCGCCAACATCCTCGAACAGGCGGAGGACTCGAAGATCATTCGCCCGGCGGCACGGTACGTGGGGCCGGGAGCGCCGGTGGCGGTTCCGGTGGTCAGAGTCGGCTGA
- a CDS encoding cation acetate symporter — MTADHQTLALVLFSAFVAVTLGITTWVGRNRHGSAEEFYAGGRLFSPMENGFAIAGDYMSAASFLGVSGLIALFGYDGLLYSVGFLVAWLVVLYLVAELVRNCGRFTLADVVASRMSERPVRIAAGTSSVTVSVLYLVAQMVGAGTLVALLLGGESEAAQAWTVVGVGALMVVYVSLGGMRATTWIQIVKAVLLMGGTIALTVLVLLRFHGNFDQLLRTAAERSGHGGAFLAPGLKYGGDWIARCDFISLGLALVLGTAGLPHILSRFYTVPTARAARRSVVWSIGLIGGFYLMTIVLGFGAAAIVGPDAVRASNAAGNTAVPLLALDLGGGTDSTGGTVLFAIVAAIAFATILAVVAGITLASSASVAHDLYASLRRRRAKPYSEVAVARAAAVGIGVAAIGLGLLAKDLNVAFLVGLAFAVAASANLPVLLYSLFWRGFTTRGAVWSVYGGLVPSVLLVLLSPVVSGSPDSLFPGVDFQYFPLQNPGLVSIPLGFLAGWLGTVTSAEPPDKAKHAETEVRSLTGAGAV, encoded by the coding sequence GTGACCGCCGACCATCAGACGCTGGCGCTGGTGCTGTTCAGCGCGTTCGTGGCGGTCACGTTGGGCATCACGACGTGGGTGGGCCGCAATCGGCATGGTTCGGCGGAGGAGTTCTATGCCGGCGGGCGGCTGTTCTCGCCGATGGAGAATGGTTTTGCCATCGCGGGCGACTACATGTCCGCCGCCTCCTTCCTCGGTGTCTCCGGTCTCATCGCCCTGTTCGGATACGACGGCCTGCTCTACTCGGTGGGCTTTCTGGTCGCCTGGCTCGTGGTGCTGTACCTGGTGGCCGAACTGGTGCGCAACTGCGGACGGTTCACGCTCGCCGACGTGGTCGCGTCGCGGATGAGCGAGCGGCCCGTGCGCATCGCGGCGGGAACTTCCTCGGTGACCGTGTCCGTTCTGTATCTGGTGGCGCAGATGGTGGGAGCGGGCACCCTCGTCGCGCTGCTGCTGGGAGGCGAGAGCGAGGCGGCTCAGGCCTGGACGGTCGTAGGGGTCGGCGCCCTCATGGTCGTCTATGTGTCGTTGGGAGGGATGCGGGCCACCACCTGGATCCAGATCGTCAAGGCGGTCCTGCTGATGGGCGGGACGATCGCGCTGACCGTGCTCGTACTGCTGCGGTTCCACGGAAACTTCGACCAGCTGCTGCGGACGGCGGCCGAGCGCAGCGGACACGGGGGCGCGTTCCTCGCGCCCGGGTTGAAGTACGGCGGTGACTGGATCGCGCGCTGCGACTTCATCAGCCTCGGACTCGCCCTGGTGCTGGGCACGGCCGGGCTGCCGCACATCCTGTCGCGCTTCTACACGGTGCCCACCGCGCGGGCCGCACGCCGATCGGTGGTCTGGTCGATCGGCCTCATCGGCGGCTTCTACCTGATGACGATCGTGCTGGGCTTCGGCGCTGCCGCCATCGTCGGCCCGGATGCCGTACGGGCGTCCAACGCGGCCGGGAACACGGCGGTGCCGCTGCTGGCGCTCGACCTGGGGGGTGGCACGGACTCCACCGGCGGCACGGTTCTGTTCGCGATCGTCGCCGCCATCGCCTTCGCCACGATCCTCGCGGTCGTCGCGGGCATCACTCTTGCCTCGTCGGCATCCGTCGCCCATGACCTGTACGCGTCGTTGCGGCGCAGGCGTGCGAAGCCGTACAGCGAGGTCGCCGTGGCGCGCGCTGCCGCCGTGGGGATCGGTGTGGCCGCGATCGGGCTCGGACTGCTCGCCAAGGACCTCAACGTGGCCTTTCTCGTCGGTCTGGCCTTCGCGGTCGCCGCCTCAGCCAATCTGCCCGTGCTGCTGTACTCGCTGTTCTGGCGCGGCTTCACCACACGTGGCGCGGTGTGGTCCGTGTACGGCGGACTGGTCCCCTCCGTGCTTCTCGTGCTGCTGTCGCCGGTGGTCTCGGGAAGTCCCGACTCGCTGTTCCCCGGCGTCGACTTCCAGTACTTCCCGTTGCAGAACCCGGGCCTGGTCTCCATCCCCCTGGGGTTCCTCGCGGGCTGGCTCGGCACCGTCACCTCCGCCGAGCCGCCGGACAAGGCGAAGCACGCGGAGACCGAGGTACGGTCGCTGACGGGCGCCGGGGCGGTGTGA
- a CDS encoding DUF485 domain-containing protein has translation MQSSTSRSRRGGGGSESPVEQHEGHGLASADVRFDDPWYDALASGWGELDGTGGSAPVVPDARGSRGAADIYLEVQRSAAFQEVRSRYRRFVIPGVAVFFGWYVGYVVAATTAPGLMARPVTGAVNVAMLAGLGQFATTFLFTWAYARHARLRRDRAALDLRWDTQELTRGVRGGER, from the coding sequence ATGCAGTCAAGCACCAGCCGTTCCCGTCGAGGCGGGGGTGGTTCTGAGAGCCCGGTTGAGCAGCACGAGGGGCACGGCCTCGCCAGCGCGGATGTGCGGTTCGACGATCCCTGGTACGACGCGCTGGCCTCCGGCTGGGGGGAGTTGGACGGTACGGGCGGGTCGGCACCGGTCGTGCCCGATGCGCGGGGGAGCCGGGGCGCGGCGGACATCTATCTGGAGGTCCAACGGAGCGCGGCCTTCCAGGAGGTGCGCAGCCGCTACCGCAGGTTCGTGATCCCGGGTGTCGCCGTCTTTTTTGGCTGGTACGTCGGGTACGTGGTGGCGGCGACCACAGCACCGGGGCTGATGGCGCGGCCCGTGACGGGCGCGGTGAACGTGGCGATGCTGGCCGGGCTCGGGCAGTTCGCCACGACGTTCCTGTTCACGTGGGCGTACGCACGTCACGCGAGGCTGCGCCGGGACCGGGCGGCGCTCGATCTGCGCTGGGACACCCAGGAGTTGACCCGTGGGGTTCGAGGGGGCGAGCGGTGA
- a CDS encoding sensor histidine kinase: MSPTPSARRLRLGLPRRVFSQVLLMQVVIAAGVAVLATGLFLAPLGDQLDDQAMRRALAIAQTTAVQPQLAEDLVSTRPSVNGPVQAEAERIRRASGAEYVVVMDTYGTRWSHPDAAEIGGVVSTDPRRALAGQEIMEIDSGTLGRSARGKVPLRDAEGKIVGAVSVGIEYDNVRARLVHAIPGLLAYAGGAMAVGALAAYLISRRVHRQTRDLAFSDIAGLLAEREAMLHGIREGVVALDRAGHVRLLNDEAHRLLGIGDEVVGRSLDDALGPGRTTDVLAGRVTGTDLLTVRGHRVLVTNRMPTGDGGAVATLRDRTELEQLGRELDSTRGLIDALRAQDHEHANRMHTLLGLLELEMYDEAVEFVGEVVGDHRTTAEQVTEKIHDPLLAAVLVGKATVAAERGVALSVASGTLLPDRLIDPRGLITIVGNLVDNALDAVAGTRHARVAVDLRAEGRTAILRVRDTGPGVPPDQRELIFTDGWSTKTPPAHRERGIGLSLVRRLAERQGGGARVTEAAGGGAEFTVVLPDALAEPALVTQTSGSTLTSTAPDDEPARHDEPTADRDGRPGPAQESEAAITAAEKESR, encoded by the coding sequence ATGAGCCCCACTCCCTCCGCACGCCGTCTGCGTCTCGGTCTGCCGCGGCGGGTGTTCTCGCAGGTCCTGCTGATGCAGGTGGTGATCGCCGCAGGTGTCGCCGTCCTCGCGACGGGCCTGTTCCTCGCGCCGCTCGGCGACCAGTTGGACGACCAGGCGATGCGCCGGGCCCTCGCGATCGCGCAGACCACGGCGGTGCAGCCGCAGCTCGCCGAGGATCTCGTCTCGACGCGGCCGTCCGTGAACGGCCCCGTGCAAGCCGAGGCCGAGCGAATCCGAAGGGCCAGCGGGGCCGAGTACGTGGTCGTGATGGACACGTACGGGACCCGTTGGTCGCACCCGGACGCAGCGGAGATCGGCGGAGTCGTGTCGACCGACCCGCGCCGCGCCCTGGCCGGGCAGGAGATCATGGAGATCGACTCGGGGACCCTGGGGCGCTCCGCCCGGGGTAAGGTGCCGCTGCGCGACGCCGAGGGGAAGATCGTGGGCGCCGTCTCGGTCGGTATCGAGTACGACAATGTGCGCGCCCGGTTGGTCCACGCGATCCCCGGGCTCCTCGCGTACGCCGGCGGGGCCATGGCCGTCGGTGCGCTGGCCGCGTATCTGATCTCCCGACGGGTCCACCGTCAGACCCGTGACCTGGCCTTCTCCGACATCGCGGGGCTGCTGGCCGAGCGTGAGGCGATGCTGCACGGCATCCGGGAGGGCGTGGTCGCGCTGGACCGCGCCGGCCACGTGCGTCTACTGAACGACGAGGCGCACCGGCTGCTGGGCATCGGCGACGAGGTGGTCGGCAGGTCGCTCGACGACGCGCTCGGCCCCGGCCGTACGACCGATGTACTGGCCGGCCGGGTCACGGGCACCGACCTGCTGACCGTTCGGGGTCACCGCGTCCTGGTCACCAACCGCATGCCCACCGGCGACGGCGGTGCCGTCGCAACCCTGCGCGACCGCACCGAACTGGAGCAACTCGGCCGTGAACTGGACTCCACGCGCGGCCTGATCGACGCCCTGCGTGCCCAGGACCACGAGCACGCCAACCGGATGCACACACTCCTCGGCCTGCTCGAACTGGAGATGTACGACGAGGCCGTGGAGTTCGTCGGCGAGGTGGTCGGGGACCACCGGACGACCGCCGAGCAGGTCACCGAGAAGATCCACGATCCGCTGCTCGCCGCGGTGCTGGTCGGAAAGGCGACTGTCGCGGCCGAGCGCGGAGTGGCGCTGTCGGTCGCGAGCGGCACGCTGCTGCCGGACCGGCTGATCGACCCCCGTGGGCTGATCACCATCGTCGGCAACCTCGTCGACAACGCCCTGGACGCCGTCGCGGGCACCCGCCACGCGCGCGTGGCGGTCGATCTGCGCGCCGAAGGCCGTACGGCCATCCTCCGGGTGCGCGACACCGGTCCCGGAGTCCCGCCCGACCAACGGGAGTTGATCTTCACGGACGGCTGGTCCACCAAGACGCCACCGGCCCACCGCGAACGCGGCATCGGGCTCTCTCTGGTACGCCGCCTCGCCGAACGGCAGGGTGGCGGCGCCCGGGTCACGGAGGCGGCGGGCGGCGGCGCGGAGTTCACCGTCGTGCTGCCCGACGCACTCGCGGAGCCGGCCCTGGTGACTCAGACGTCCGGGTCGACGCTTACCTCTACGGCACCCGACGACGAGCCGGCTCGGCACGACGAGCCGACGGCCGACCGCGACGGGCGACCGGGGCCCGCGCAGGAGTCCGAAGCCGCCATCACAGCCGCCGAGAAGGAGTCGCGATGA